The Lysobacter panacisoli genome includes a window with the following:
- a CDS encoding MATE family efflux transporter — protein MSLPPIPAPAPGRSGLLGEVRTTALLAAPLVGGHVSTGLIGFVDNVLAGHHSTTTLASVTIGTALWWLPMMVPIGTLLSVPPSVSQLDGAGRRGDIGSLFRQALWLAAGLGVLLFAFLTFIPHALLPMGIAPEIVPGATAFLHGIRWGVMALTLFFCMRYLSEGLHWTLPTLLLSAGGLLILLPIGYTLTFGKFGFPEMGAGGLGFASAIMLWAQAIGFYIVLKRSRRFADLKLFERFDLPHWPTIRGLLATGLPIGVTVLMEGGLFITTALLMGRLGEIPAAAHQIAINLAALCFMVPMGLAEATTVRVGHALGRGDFHGVRRAAKAGYAIVLGTQLLSGIVLLAGNDLLVSFYTRDAAVATLAASLLLYAAAFQFPDGVQVLSAGALRGLKDTRVPMVLAAVAYWGVGMPLGAGLGLGLGWGPKGMWVGLIAGLTFAAVLLCMRFVRSSHPDRLMMRGP, from the coding sequence ATGTCGCTTCCCCCGATTCCCGCTCCCGCCCCGGGCCGCTCCGGCCTGCTGGGCGAAGTCCGCACCACCGCCCTGCTCGCCGCGCCGCTGGTCGGTGGCCATGTCTCGACCGGCCTGATCGGCTTCGTCGACAACGTGCTGGCGGGCCACCACAGCACCACCACGCTGGCCTCGGTCACCATCGGCACCGCGCTGTGGTGGCTGCCGATGATGGTGCCGATCGGCACGCTGCTGTCGGTGCCGCCGTCGGTGTCGCAGCTCGATGGCGCGGGCCGTCGCGGCGACATCGGTTCGCTGTTCCGCCAGGCCCTGTGGCTGGCGGCGGGACTGGGCGTGCTGCTGTTCGCATTCCTCACCTTCATCCCGCATGCGCTGTTGCCGATGGGCATCGCGCCGGAGATCGTCCCCGGCGCGACCGCGTTCCTGCACGGCATCCGTTGGGGCGTGATGGCGCTGACGCTGTTCTTCTGCATGCGCTACCTCAGCGAGGGCCTGCACTGGACGCTGCCGACGCTGCTGCTCAGCGCGGGCGGGCTGCTGATCCTGCTGCCGATCGGTTACACGCTGACGTTCGGCAAGTTCGGCTTCCCGGAGATGGGCGCGGGCGGGCTCGGCTTCGCCTCGGCGATCATGCTGTGGGCGCAGGCGATCGGGTTCTACATCGTGCTCAAGCGTTCGCGCCGGTTCGCCGACCTGAAGCTGTTCGAACGCTTCGACCTGCCGCACTGGCCGACCATCCGCGGCCTGCTCGCGACCGGCCTGCCGATCGGCGTGACCGTGCTGATGGAGGGCGGCCTGTTCATCACCACCGCGCTGCTGATGGGCCGGCTGGGCGAGATCCCGGCCGCCGCGCACCAGATCGCGATCAACCTGGCGGCACTGTGCTTCATGGTGCCGATGGGCTTGGCCGAGGCGACCACGGTGCGCGTCGGCCATGCGCTCGGACGCGGCGATTTCCACGGCGTGCGCCGCGCGGCCAAGGCTGGCTACGCGATCGTGCTGGGTACGCAGTTGCTGTCGGGCATCGTCCTGCTGGCCGGCAACGACCTGCTGGTGAGTTTCTACACGCGCGACGCGGCGGTCGCGACGCTGGCCGCGTCGTTGCTGCTGTACGCAGCGGCGTTCCAGTTCCCGGATGGCGTGCAGGTGCTGTCGGCCGGCGCGCTGCGCGGACTGAAGGACACGCGCGTGCCGATGGTGCTGGCGGCCGTGGCCTACTGGGGCGTCGGCATGCCGCTGGGGGCCGGGTTGGGCCTGGGTCTGGGCTGGGGTCCGAAGGGCATGTGGGTCGGCCTGATCGCCGGCCTGACCTTCGCCGCGGTCCTGCTGTGCATGCGTTTCGTGCGTTCCAGCCACCCGGACCGGCTGATGATGCGCGGACCCTGA
- a CDS encoding DUF3667 domain-containing protein has translation MSTSAGHAVPTHCENCGAPLQGHYCQDCGQSVVNPIRDTAHAVEEVFEAFWHLDGRIFRTLRDLLSPGRVAVNYLAGQRARYVAPLRLFVVLSVLTFFVAQLVIHVDSDSAAKPMVELEQGVSSKPQGSAKESKRFAEADTIAQVEKLRRRELDDLAEARDAIPAVLPHARKAIDVAANDVNLAADRRVDVLRIEGGLTAAQVLERQQEARAEFEHKDAETRAIPSMEKATSLADLERLRDVRLKEQQAKLVAIPQAQAAARTRQLGEIRETNQAAGCRAAQLQIAVATATEGGRHRKATEDSRIYGDIDCDGRLTLFGSEEPWDEETNPLTFSWAPSFFNRWVNKQIAHGKENLSRAQKDPSLYVRALLGAVPSALFLLVPVFALLLKIAYLGSGRLYLEHLVVALYSHAYMCLAILTLFLLIGLDGAITPHWSAFGWIAGTLETLLWLWLPVYLWLMQKRVYRNGWLLTTVRYLVIGNLYFMLLGFAAAFLALASIVRM, from the coding sequence GTGAGCACATCCGCTGGACATGCCGTTCCCACGCATTGCGAAAACTGCGGCGCCCCGCTGCAGGGCCACTACTGCCAGGACTGCGGGCAATCGGTGGTCAATCCGATCCGCGACACCGCGCACGCGGTGGAGGAAGTGTTCGAGGCCTTCTGGCATCTCGACGGACGCATCTTCCGCACCCTGCGCGACCTGCTGTCGCCGGGTCGCGTGGCGGTCAACTACCTCGCCGGCCAGCGCGCGCGCTACGTCGCGCCGCTGCGCCTGTTCGTGGTGCTGAGCGTGCTGACGTTCTTCGTCGCGCAGCTGGTGATCCACGTCGACAGCGACAGCGCGGCCAAGCCAATGGTCGAGCTGGAACAGGGCGTGTCGAGCAAGCCGCAGGGTTCGGCCAAGGAGAGCAAGCGCTTCGCCGAGGCCGACACCATCGCGCAGGTCGAGAAGCTGCGCCGCCGCGAGCTGGACGATCTGGCCGAGGCGCGCGACGCGATTCCCGCCGTGCTGCCGCACGCGCGCAAGGCGATCGACGTGGCCGCGAACGACGTCAACCTCGCCGCCGACCGTCGCGTCGACGTGCTGCGCATCGAAGGCGGCCTGACCGCGGCGCAGGTGCTCGAGCGCCAGCAGGAAGCGCGTGCGGAGTTCGAACACAAGGACGCGGAAACGCGTGCGATCCCGAGCATGGAGAAGGCCACCAGCCTGGCCGACCTCGAACGTCTGCGCGACGTGCGCCTGAAAGAGCAGCAGGCGAAGCTGGTCGCGATCCCACAGGCGCAGGCCGCGGCGCGCACGCGCCAGCTCGGCGAGATCCGCGAGACCAACCAGGCCGCGGGCTGCCGCGCCGCGCAGCTGCAGATCGCCGTCGCCACCGCGACCGAAGGCGGCCGCCACCGCAAGGCGACCGAGGACTCGCGCATCTACGGCGATATCGACTGCGACGGCCGCCTGACGCTGTTCGGCAGCGAGGAGCCGTGGGACGAGGAAACCAATCCGCTGACGTTCTCGTGGGCGCCGTCGTTCTTCAACCGCTGGGTCAACAAGCAGATCGCGCACGGCAAGGAGAACCTCTCGCGTGCGCAGAAGGACCCGAGCCTGTACGTGCGCGCGCTGCTCGGCGCGGTGCCGTCGGCGCTGTTCCTGCTGGTGCCGGTGTTCGCGCTGCTGCTGAAGATCGCGTACCTCGGTTCGGGCCGGCTGTACCTGGAACACCTGGTCGTGGCGCTCTACAGCCATGCCTACATGTGCCTGGCGATACTCACGCTCTTCCTGCTGATCGGGCTGGACGGCGCGATCACGCCGCACTGGTCCGCGTTCGGCTGGATCGCCGGCACGCTGGAAACCCTGCTGTGGCTGTGGCTGCCGGTGTATCTGTGGCTGATGCAGAAGCGCGTCTACCGCAACGGCTGGCTGCTGACCACGGTGCGTTACCTGGTGATCGGCAACCTGTACTTCATGCTGCTGGGCTTCGCCGCGGCGTTCCTCGCGCTGGCCAGCATCGTGCGGATGTGA
- a CDS encoding DUF4286 family protein codes for MSTGDDARVVYEVSLDLDASIADAYRAWLDAHVREILALPGFIDGRVSEVIDPAAAEGRVGLCVHYTLRDAAVLDDYLREHAPRMRAEGQARFGGRFLAQRRVMRVVSDVGVR; via the coding sequence ATGAGCACGGGCGACGACGCGCGCGTGGTGTACGAGGTCAGCCTCGACCTGGATGCGTCGATCGCCGATGCGTACCGCGCGTGGCTCGACGCGCACGTGCGCGAGATCCTCGCGTTGCCGGGCTTCATCGATGGGCGCGTGTCGGAGGTGATCGATCCGGCCGCCGCCGAGGGCCGCGTCGGCTTGTGCGTGCATTACACGCTGCGCGACGCGGCCGTGCTCGACGACTACCTGCGCGAACACGCACCGCGCATGCGCGCCGAAGGCCAGGCGCGGTTCGGCGGGCGGTTCCTGGCGCAGCGACGGGTGATGCGCGTGGTGTCGGACGTCGGCGTGCGCTAA